A stretch of the Mycobacterium sp. ITM-2016-00317 genome encodes the following:
- a CDS encoding DUF1003 domain-containing protein, whose amino-acid sequence MSEPSSRQRLDTPRISRSLAPRLDVEAVGRVSERFARFLGTGRYLAMQTIFVVVWILLNFGAFAWQWDPYPFILLNLAFSTQAAYAAPLILLAQNRQENRDRVSLEEDRRRAQQTKADTEYLARELAALRLAVGEVATRDYLRRELEEIRDLIEELHARTEPGKPDSGKHDTGERRAKRSG is encoded by the coding sequence ATGAGCGAACCGTCCTCCCGGCAGCGCCTGGACACGCCGCGGATCTCGCGGAGCCTGGCGCCGCGGCTCGACGTCGAGGCCGTCGGCCGGGTCAGCGAGCGCTTCGCCCGCTTCCTCGGCACCGGCCGCTATCTCGCCATGCAGACGATCTTCGTGGTCGTGTGGATCCTGCTCAACTTCGGCGCGTTCGCCTGGCAGTGGGATCCGTACCCGTTCATCCTGCTCAACCTCGCGTTCTCCACCCAGGCCGCCTACGCCGCGCCGCTGATCCTGCTGGCCCAGAACCGGCAGGAGAACCGCGACCGCGTGTCGCTGGAGGAGGACCGGCGCCGGGCGCAGCAGACCAAGGCCGACACCGAGTACCTGGCCCGCGAGCTCGCGGCGCTGCGGCTGGCCGTCGGAGAGGTCGCCACCCGCGACTACCTCCGCCGCGAGCTGGAGGAGATCCGGGACCTCATCGAGGAACTGCACGCCCGCACCGAGCCGGGCAAGCCCGATTCCGGCAAACACGACACCGGCGAACGGCGGGCGAAGAGATCCGGCTAG